From a single Chitinophaga sp. Cy-1792 genomic region:
- a CDS encoding SdpI family protein, protein MKGNKWRSEWLSLLIMATPFLVYLWLAPSLPPKIPAHYSFTSHGLVVDRYSAPLTNLLSIFPAMLLLWALFTFLQRGMYTQLISLPQFFRAKYGIKIAVLSLLAAIPVLEMLRAANIIPHGTGEKSNYWMVGIVLLLANALVFAVFKIGQRSISNTAIHYKYYNILWVGSHVVMSAGPLCAIFAPDLFNIEKLIPQLMLVFLAVMGNLLYSVKPNSMLGIRTPWTFSSEVVWRKTHHLGGVLLFAGGLTGFVLSLFLAASSTKYLFISIVLITTLIPVFYSWYLYRQQVNS, encoded by the coding sequence ATGAAGGGAAATAAATGGAGAAGCGAATGGCTTTCCCTGCTGATCATGGCTACGCCTTTCCTGGTATATCTCTGGCTTGCACCATCGTTGCCCCCGAAAATACCTGCGCATTACAGCTTTACCAGTCATGGACTGGTGGTAGACCGTTATTCGGCGCCGCTGACCAATCTGTTATCGATTTTTCCTGCGATGCTGTTGTTATGGGCATTGTTCACCTTTTTGCAACGCGGTATGTATACGCAGCTGATTAGTTTACCACAGTTCTTCCGCGCTAAATACGGGATCAAAATAGCAGTACTGTCACTGCTGGCGGCTATCCCTGTTTTAGAAATGCTGAGGGCGGCCAACATTATACCGCATGGTACTGGTGAAAAAAGTAATTACTGGATGGTTGGCATCGTGCTTTTACTGGCAAATGCATTGGTGTTTGCGGTATTTAAGATAGGCCAGCGCAGTATTTCCAATACTGCGATCCATTATAAATATTACAATATACTATGGGTGGGTTCACATGTGGTCATGTCTGCAGGACCTTTATGCGCCATCTTCGCGCCTGATCTTTTTAATATTGAAAAGCTGATACCGCAGCTGATGCTGGTATTCCTGGCGGTGATGGGTAATCTGCTGTATAGTGTGAAGCCCAACAGTATGCTGGGGATTCGCACCCCCTGGACATTCAGCAGTGAGGTGGTTTGGCGTAAAACGCATCACCTGGGCGGTGTATTGTTGTTTGCCGGCGGACTTACCGGCTTTGTACTATCGCTGTTTCTGGCGGCCTCCAGTACGAAATATCTATTTATTTCCATTGTACTGATTACTACTTTGATCCCCGTATTTTATTCCTGGTACCTCTATCGTCAACAAGTTAATTCCTGA
- a CDS encoding autorepressor SdpR family transcription factor, producing MNNIFKALNDQTRRDILALLKQGDLTAGEIADHFDFSRPTISHHLDLLKQAELITSEKKGQFITYSLNTTVMDELLKWMMQFSDSSFSFKPAKKVKYEGK from the coding sequence ATGAACAACATTTTTAAGGCGCTGAATGACCAGACGCGCCGCGACATATTAGCCCTGCTGAAGCAGGGAGACCTCACCGCAGGCGAGATTGCGGACCATTTCGATTTTTCCAGGCCTACGATTTCCCATCACCTGGATTTGCTGAAGCAGGCAGAGTTGATCACGAGTGAGAAGAAGGGGCAGTTTATCACGTATTCGCTGAATACAACAGTGATGGATGAATTACTCAAGTGGATGATGCAGTTTTCGGACAGTTCCTTTTCTTTCAAACCAGCAAAAAAGGTAAAATATGAAGGGAAATAA